In the Bacillus shivajii genome, one interval contains:
- a CDS encoding peptidylprolyl isomerase, translated as MKKGEIVFETGEKVVIEFYPEEAPGTVENFEKLAKEGFYDGLTFHRVIPGFVAQGGCPTGNGTGGPGYSIKCETEGNPHKHERGSLSMAHAGKDTGGSQFFIVFEPQPHLDGVHTVFGKVIEGMEAVDRIRPGDVMSEVRVYDEE; from the coding sequence ATGAAAAAAGGTGAAATTGTTTTTGAAACTGGTGAAAAGGTTGTTATTGAGTTTTACCCAGAAGAAGCACCAGGAACTGTTGAAAATTTTGAGAAGTTAGCAAAAGAAGGGTTTTATGACGGTTTAACGTTCCACCGTGTCATTCCAGGGTTCGTTGCACAAGGTGGTTGTCCTACAGGTAATGGTACAGGAGGCCCTGGTTATTCCATTAAATGCGAAACTGAAGGAAACCCACATAAACATGAGCGTGGATCATTATCAATGGCTCATGCCGGTAAAGACACAGGTGGAAGTCAGTTCTTCATCGTTTTTGAACCACAGCCACATTTAGATGGTGTACATACAGTGTTCGGTAAAGTGATTGAAGGGATGGAAGCTGTCGATCGAATTCGTCCTGGGGATGTAATGTCTGAGGTACGTGTTTACGACGAAGAGTAG
- the ribD gene encoding bifunctional diaminohydroxyphosphoribosylaminopyrimidine deaminase/5-amino-6-(5-phosphoribosylamino)uracil reductase RibD gives MKDHYMKIAIDLAKSTTGQTSPNPVVGAVIVNDHQVVGMGAHLKAGENHAERNAIEMAKEKCRGATIYVTLEPCSHHGRTPPCADAIIEAGIRKVVVASVDPNPKVAGSGIQKLREANIEVETNMMKEEADAINKVFFHYIQTKKPFVTLKSATSLDGKIATNTGESQWITGEEARYDVHNLRHEHDSILVGVNTVLVDNPSLTTRLSDGGKNPIRIVLDHHLRIPLDAKLLTDQKAKTWIVTTKHADPSKVERLKQLGAEVLQLNEDKIEVPSLLKLLGEKEVTSLLVEGGGIVNDSFLRLGEYQEVVVYLAPTIIGGNHAPSSFSGKGFSLLKDTPNLQIEDMKRLGKDLKIILKKGED, from the coding sequence ATGAAAGATCACTATATGAAAATAGCTATAGACTTAGCGAAGTCCACGACTGGTCAGACGTCGCCAAACCCTGTTGTCGGTGCAGTGATCGTGAATGATCATCAAGTCGTCGGGATGGGGGCGCATTTAAAGGCTGGCGAAAATCACGCTGAACGTAATGCGATTGAAATGGCGAAAGAGAAATGTCGTGGAGCAACAATATACGTAACACTTGAGCCATGTTCTCATCATGGGCGCACTCCTCCGTGTGCTGATGCCATCATTGAAGCGGGGATTCGTAAAGTTGTTGTCGCATCAGTTGACCCAAATCCGAAAGTAGCAGGAAGTGGGATTCAAAAATTACGCGAAGCAAATATCGAAGTAGAAACTAACATGATGAAAGAGGAAGCTGATGCGATTAATAAAGTGTTTTTCCACTATATCCAAACGAAAAAGCCGTTTGTAACGTTAAAATCAGCAACAAGTTTGGATGGGAAAATAGCGACAAATACTGGAGAAAGTCAATGGATAACTGGAGAAGAAGCGAGGTACGATGTCCACAATTTACGTCACGAACATGACAGTATATTAGTTGGTGTGAACACGGTACTTGTTGACAATCCATCTTTAACAACGCGACTATCGGATGGAGGGAAAAATCCGATTCGTATCGTGTTGGATCACCATTTGCGAATACCTTTAGATGCAAAGCTTCTAACCGATCAAAAAGCAAAAACATGGATCGTTACGACAAAGCATGCAGACCCGTCGAAAGTGGAGCGTCTTAAGCAACTAGGTGCAGAAGTTCTCCAGCTCAATGAAGATAAGATCGAAGTACCCTCTTTATTAAAACTTCTAGGTGAAAAAGAAGTAACATCACTATTAGTTGAAGGTGGAGGGATCGTTAATGATAGCTTTTTAAGGTTAGGGGAGTACCAAGAAGTTGTCGTTTATTTAGCGCCTACGATTATTGGAGGCAATCATGCACCATCATCGTTTTCTGGTAAAGGCTTTTCATTATTAAAAGATACACCAAATTTACAAATAGAAGATATGAAAAGATTAGGAAAAGATTTAAAAATTATATTAAAGAAGGGGGAGGATTAA
- the ribE gene encoding riboflavin synthase — protein MFTGIIEEKGTILQMRQTGDAVVMKIAAKKVLSDVNLGDSIAVNGVCLTVTSYNDSAFTVDLMPETVRHTSLRNLSNGSYVNLERAMAANGRFGGHFVSGHVDGVGTIRQKRHEHNAVYYEIEIANELRKYMMMKGSVCVDGTSLTIFGLSEDSFTISIIPHTIQETIIGEKEPGDIVNIECDMLAKYMEQLLYYRTSNDETSSEKLTESFLKEHGF, from the coding sequence GTGTTTACGGGGATCATCGAAGAAAAGGGGACAATTTTACAAATGCGTCAAACAGGTGACGCTGTCGTTATGAAAATCGCCGCTAAAAAGGTTCTAAGTGACGTGAATCTCGGAGATAGCATTGCTGTTAACGGCGTTTGTTTAACCGTCACTAGCTATAATGATTCTGCTTTTACCGTCGATTTAATGCCTGAAACCGTTCGTCATACAAGTTTACGTAACTTATCTAATGGTTCATATGTAAACTTAGAGCGCGCAATGGCAGCAAATGGACGCTTTGGGGGACACTTCGTATCTGGCCACGTCGATGGTGTTGGTACGATAAGACAAAAACGACATGAGCATAATGCTGTCTATTATGAAATTGAAATTGCTAATGAACTAAGGAAATACATGATGATGAAAGGGAGCGTATGTGTAGATGGAACGAGTTTAACCATCTTTGGATTAAGTGAAGATTCATTTACAATATCGATCATCCCACATACGATTCAGGAAACGATCATTGGAGAGAAAGAACCAGGAGACATTGTCAATATAGAATGTGATATGCTCGCAAAATATATGGAGCAACTCTTATATTACAGGACATCAAACGACGAGACATCATCAGAAAAATTAACGGAAAGCTTTTTAAAAGAACACGGATTTTAA
- a CDS encoding bifunctional 3,4-dihydroxy-2-butanone-4-phosphate synthase/GTP cyclohydrolase II, with amino-acid sequence MFDPIEEAIYELIQGNVVIVCDDEDRENEGDFVSLAEKTTPEVINFMITHGRGLVCAPITRERAEKLELLPMVDHNTDPHGTAFTVSVDHKHTTTGISAHERSLTVKALIDPEAKVADFKKPGHIFPLVAKDGGVLRRAGHTEAAVDLARMCGSEPAGVICEIIKEDGSMARVPDLRKIADEHDLKMVTIKDLIQYRNRKDQLVKKEVEIDLPTDFGDFKAIGYSNIVDGKEHVAIVKGEINSETPTLVRVHSECLTGDVFGSQRCDCGPQLHAALEQIEKAGTGVLLYMRQEGRGIGLLNKMRAYKLQEEGYDTVEANEKLGFAPDLRDYGIGAQILRDLGIRKMKLLTNNPRKITGLKGYDLEVVDRVALQLPTSKANERYLKVKKDKLGHLLHF; translated from the coding sequence ATGTTTGATCCAATTGAGGAAGCGATATACGAGTTGATCCAAGGGAATGTTGTCATTGTTTGTGATGATGAAGACCGAGAAAACGAAGGTGATTTTGTTTCGCTTGCAGAAAAAACTACACCAGAAGTCATTAATTTTATGATTACACATGGCCGTGGTTTAGTATGTGCACCAATCACTCGCGAACGAGCTGAGAAACTTGAACTTCTACCAATGGTTGATCATAATACAGACCCACATGGTACAGCGTTTACTGTCAGTGTTGATCATAAGCATACAACAACAGGGATTTCTGCTCATGAACGTTCTTTAACAGTTAAAGCTTTGATTGATCCAGAGGCAAAAGTAGCCGATTTCAAAAAACCAGGACATATTTTTCCACTTGTCGCAAAAGATGGTGGTGTCCTACGACGCGCAGGTCACACAGAAGCGGCAGTTGATTTAGCAAGAATGTGTGGTTCAGAGCCAGCTGGAGTCATTTGTGAAATTATTAAAGAAGATGGTTCTATGGCAAGAGTCCCAGACTTAAGAAAAATTGCCGATGAACATGACTTGAAAATGGTAACCATTAAAGATTTGATCCAATACCGTAACCGTAAAGATCAACTAGTAAAAAAAGAAGTAGAAATTGACTTACCAACTGACTTTGGTGATTTCAAAGCGATTGGCTATTCTAATATCGTTGATGGTAAAGAGCACGTAGCGATTGTTAAAGGTGAAATTAACAGTGAAACACCTACACTAGTACGTGTACACTCAGAATGTTTAACAGGGGATGTATTCGGCTCACAAAGATGTGATTGTGGACCTCAGCTTCACGCAGCATTAGAACAAATTGAAAAAGCAGGTACTGGTGTGTTATTGTATATGCGCCAAGAAGGTCGAGGAATCGGCTTGTTAAATAAAATGAGAGCTTATAAACTACAAGAAGAGGGATACGATACTGTTGAAGCGAATGAAAAGTTAGGCTTCGCTCCAGACTTAAGAGACTATGGGATTGGCGCACAAATTTTACGCGACTTAGGTATTCGTAAAATGAAGCTACTTACAAATAACCCTAGAAAAATAACAGGGTTAAAAGGATATGACCTTGAAGTTGTTGACAGGGTTGCACTTCAACTTCCAACGTCAAAAGCAAATGAACGATATTTAAAAGTAAAAAAAGATAAACTAGGACATTTACTACATTTTTAA
- the ribH gene encoding 6,7-dimethyl-8-ribityllumazine synthase → MGNVYEGHLVGSGLKVGIVTGRFNEFITSKLLGGAQDAFKRHGIDEADVDIAWVPGAYEIPVIAKKMAESGKYDAVVTLGTVIRGSTPHFDYVCSEVAKGVSSISLSTGVPVIFGVLTTDTIEQAVERAGTKAGNKGWEAAVSAIEMANLTKSFS, encoded by the coding sequence ATGGGAAACGTATATGAAGGACATCTAGTAGGATCAGGATTAAAGGTAGGAATTGTTACAGGTAGGTTTAATGAATTTATTACAAGCAAATTATTAGGTGGCGCACAAGATGCATTTAAACGTCATGGAATTGATGAGGCAGATGTTGACATCGCTTGGGTACCAGGTGCTTATGAAATTCCGGTTATTGCTAAGAAAATGGCCGAATCAGGGAAGTATGATGCAGTTGTTACATTAGGAACAGTTATTCGCGGATCTACTCCGCACTTTGACTATGTTTGTTCTGAAGTAGCAAAGGGTGTTTCTTCGATTTCCTTATCAACAGGTGTTCCTGTTATTTTCGGTGTCTTAACAACAGATACGATTGAGCAAGCTGTCGAAAGAGCTGGAACTAAAGCAGGAAATAAAGGTTGGGAAGCGGCTGTTTCAGCAATTGAAATGGCTAACTTAACGAAAAGTTTCTCATAA
- a CDS encoding GNAT family N-acetyltransferase produces the protein MLVPYKQEYEKIAMGLLSFMPDEKKVKHLQQTIEQYKELENAHLYLWKEESYIGVIGVETCEEGIFLKDLSVNPSYRNEGIATKMIDSLEEKLNVTLQGSKYTKEFLDKCRND, from the coding sequence ATGCTCGTTCCATATAAACAAGAATATGAAAAGATTGCGATGGGCTTACTTTCATTTATGCCAGATGAAAAGAAAGTAAAACATCTACAACAAACGATCGAGCAATATAAAGAACTTGAAAATGCTCATTTATATTTATGGAAAGAAGAGTCGTATATCGGTGTTATCGGAGTGGAAACGTGTGAAGAAGGGATCTTCTTAAAGGACTTATCCGTTAACCCATCTTATCGTAATGAAGGAATAGCTACGAAAATGATTGATTCATTAGAAGAGAAATTAAATGTTACATTACAAGGATCAAAATATACGAAGGAATTTCTTGATAAGTGTCGTAATGATTAA
- a CDS encoding DUF309 domain-containing protein: MSYYPKAYIEYLLHFHGTRDYFECHEVMEEYWKEYGGKKWLTLIQLAVAVYHERQNNQKGSLRLYEKTRYQLTNDPKLFESIGIDPKVLAEIVTNRIQRVRVNGPYQPLNIPITDDELIRLCKQQCSQKGYRWCGIENMDNKNLIYKHKLRDRSEVIQEREDALERKLKARKS, encoded by the coding sequence ATGAGTTATTATCCTAAAGCATATATTGAATACCTTCTCCACTTTCATGGTACGAGAGATTACTTCGAATGCCATGAAGTTATGGAAGAATATTGGAAAGAATACGGTGGTAAAAAATGGTTAACACTCATTCAACTTGCTGTAGCCGTTTACCACGAGAGACAAAATAATCAAAAAGGCAGTCTACGTTTATATGAAAAAACGCGATACCAATTAACAAATGACCCTAAATTATTTGAATCAATAGGTATTGATCCCAAAGTATTAGCAGAAATTGTTACAAACCGTATCCAACGTGTTAGGGTTAATGGACCTTATCAGCCTTTAAACATTCCAATTACAGATGATGAGTTGATTCGTCTCTGTAAACAACAATGCTCACAAAAGGGTTATCGATGGTGCGGTATTGAAAATATGGATAATAAAAACCTTATATATAAACACAAATTAAGAGATCGCTCAGAAGTCATTCAAGAAAGAGAAGATGCACTCGAAAGAAAACTGAAAGCAAGGAAGAGTTAA
- a CDS encoding segregation/condensation protein A → MQYSVKLQSFEGPLDLLLHLIQKNDLDIYDIPVKEITEQYMAYIHAMQVLHLDIASEYLVMASTLLHMKSQMLLPAQEEELDEEEFYYEEEDDPREYLMKRLVEYKRYKEAANELKERERERSDLFSKPMTDLTPLIKERDEREETSNMNVTIYDMLQAFQKMKKRKTVKEPVYSKIQRDDIPIDDKMTQIMEDLHLHKGRRRFSDLFETEEKHHIVVTFLALLELMKSNVIKCEQESNFEDIIIYKKEAVLVEKS, encoded by the coding sequence ATGCAATACAGTGTGAAACTCCAGTCATTTGAAGGTCCTTTGGACTTATTATTACATTTAATACAAAAAAATGATTTAGATATTTATGATATTCCTGTAAAAGAGATTACAGAACAATACATGGCTTATATTCATGCGATGCAAGTTCTTCATTTAGACATAGCAAGTGAATATTTAGTAATGGCTTCTACGTTACTACATATGAAGAGTCAAATGCTATTGCCTGCTCAAGAAGAAGAGTTAGATGAAGAAGAATTTTACTATGAAGAGGAAGACGATCCTCGAGAATATTTAATGAAACGACTCGTTGAATATAAAAGATATAAAGAAGCTGCAAATGAATTGAAAGAACGCGAGCGCGAAAGAAGCGATTTATTTTCGAAACCAATGACCGATTTAACTCCTCTAATTAAAGAGCGAGATGAGCGTGAAGAAACGTCGAATATGAATGTCACAATTTATGATATGCTTCAAGCCTTTCAAAAAATGAAAAAACGTAAAACAGTAAAAGAACCTGTTTATTCCAAAATACAGCGTGATGATATACCAATCGATGATAAAATGACGCAAATCATGGAAGATTTACACCTTCATAAAGGAAGAAGAAGGTTTTCTGATTTATTTGAGACAGAAGAAAAGCATCATATTGTTGTAACTTTTCTCGCGCTATTAGAGCTTATGAAATCGAATGTAATAAAATGTGAACAAGAAAGTAATTTTGAAGATATTATTATATATAAAAAGGAGGCGGTCCTTGTTGAAAAGTCATGA
- the scpB gene encoding SMC-Scp complex subunit ScpB codes for MKSHEIKAVIEGLLFVSGEEGIDEKQIMDVLQLDRKSVKFYMNELKELYSSDSRGIQLVEVAGGYQLTTKAEHAPFFKRLVQAPSSTTLSQAALETLAIVAYKQPISRVEIEDIRGVKSERPIRTLTAKSLIKEAGRAEGTGRAILYGTTKEFLEQFGLKSIEELPPLPENIEESGADEEVDLFFAKFQEQMNSNINDEEGNDESNG; via the coding sequence TTGAAAAGTCATGAAATTAAAGCAGTCATCGAAGGACTCCTTTTCGTTTCAGGTGAAGAAGGTATCGATGAGAAGCAGATCATGGATGTTCTGCAATTAGATCGAAAGTCAGTGAAGTTTTATATGAATGAATTAAAGGAGTTGTATTCTTCAGATTCGCGTGGAATACAATTAGTAGAAGTAGCGGGAGGCTATCAATTAACGACAAAGGCAGAACATGCGCCATTTTTTAAACGTTTAGTGCAAGCACCTTCTTCTACAACTCTATCTCAGGCAGCTCTTGAAACATTAGCAATTGTCGCTTATAAACAACCGATTTCGCGTGTCGAGATTGAAGACATACGTGGGGTGAAGTCTGAACGACCGATTCGAACGTTAACAGCCAAATCATTAATAAAAGAAGCAGGCAGAGCTGAGGGGACCGGACGAGCCATATTATATGGGACAACGAAAGAGTTTCTCGAGCAATTTGGACTTAAGTCCATAGAAGAACTTCCACCTCTACCAGAAAATATTGAAGAAAGTGGAGCCGACGAAGAAGTCGACCTCTTTTTCGCGAAATTCCAAGAACAAATGAATTCAAATATAAATGACGAAGAAGGGAATGACGAATCAAATGGGTAA
- a CDS encoding DUF3907 family protein encodes MTNQMGNDLVQQQLSFTTKKMEEVTNELRYFLNNITLKQLRKDDEETAVETSVQEYELILDQFRRLLVFFDEGRESGNLILRSGSFRKGAAEKTLYWIFHQCIEEFFQPKTDVWYEDSRAAYTGKNAIQFRTDVPKPMKELIASIEGPLQEIREELEYYETDYRTKVRQRGVE; translated from the coding sequence ATGACGAATCAAATGGGTAACGATTTAGTACAACAACAGTTAAGTTTCACGACAAAAAAAATGGAAGAAGTAACAAATGAGCTAAGGTACTTTTTAAACAATATTACGTTGAAACAATTACGAAAAGATGATGAAGAAACGGCGGTTGAAACATCCGTACAAGAGTATGAGTTAATTTTAGATCAATTTCGTAGACTCCTAGTTTTTTTTGATGAAGGTAGGGAATCGGGAAATTTAATTTTACGAAGCGGAAGCTTTCGAAAAGGGGCGGCAGAAAAAACATTGTATTGGATTTTCCACCAATGCATTGAGGAATTTTTTCAGCCGAAAACAGATGTATGGTATGAGGATAGCCGTGCTGCTTATACTGGTAAAAATGCAATTCAGTTTCGCACAGATGTACCGAAGCCAATGAAAGAGTTAATTGCTTCAATCGAAGGTCCGCTGCAAGAGATCCGCGAAGAATTAGAGTATTACGAAACTGATTATCGCACAAAGGTTAGACAACGTGGTGTTGAATAG
- a CDS encoding superoxide dismutase gives MQREYSYEEEVKRWLLKMEEQVHHAFKDSNHPILTRINELIEEHFHREDTKLSSEEREQLSKEVNGIYQDFVSQVNERKEEDIKRVPIGEHRLPDLPYSYDALEPYIAERIMELHHQKHHQSYVDGLNKAEKELQTQRKRGSFENIKHWKRELAFNGAGHYLHTIFWETMSPKGGGKPSGQLFDQIIIDFGSFDGFKNQFSKAAEEVEGSGWAILVWAPRAGRLEILTAEKHQNLSQWDVIPLLPLDVWEHAYYLQYENKRKDYIENWWNVVCWSAVQDRYNKAKTIKWEPLV, from the coding sequence ATGCAACGTGAATATAGCTATGAAGAGGAAGTGAAGCGTTGGCTTTTGAAGATGGAAGAACAAGTTCATCATGCGTTTAAGGATTCGAATCATCCGATACTAACTCGTATTAATGAACTTATCGAAGAGCATTTCCATCGTGAAGATACAAAGCTATCATCTGAGGAACGTGAACAATTAAGTAAAGAGGTCAATGGGATATACCAGGACTTTGTATCACAAGTAAATGAACGGAAGGAAGAAGATATAAAGCGTGTTCCCATTGGTGAACACCGATTGCCAGATTTGCCATATTCATATGATGCATTAGAACCTTATATTGCAGAAAGAATTATGGAGCTTCATCATCAAAAACATCATCAATCATATGTTGATGGGTTAAATAAGGCAGAAAAAGAACTACAAACGCAACGTAAAAGAGGTTCCTTCGAAAATATTAAGCACTGGAAAAGGGAATTAGCTTTTAATGGAGCAGGTCATTATTTGCATACGATCTTTTGGGAAACAATGTCACCTAAAGGTGGAGGAAAACCATCAGGTCAACTTTTCGATCAAATCATCATTGACTTTGGGAGTTTCGATGGTTTTAAAAATCAATTTTCAAAAGCTGCCGAAGAAGTAGAAGGAAGCGGCTGGGCAATATTAGTGTGGGCGCCAAGAGCGGGACGTTTAGAAATATTGACGGCAGAAAAACATCAAAACTTATCGCAATGGGATGTCATTCCACTTCTTCCGCTTGATGTTTGGGAACATGCGTATTACTTACAATATGAAAACAAACGGAAAGATTACATTGAAAATTGGTGGAATGTCGTTTGTTGGAGTGCTGTTCAAGATCGGTATAATAAAGCCAAAACAATCAAATGGGAGCCACTTGTCTAA
- a CDS encoding DUF421 domain-containing protein encodes MNTNFAALSIELLIGFIALLILTKILGKTQISQLTPFDFISALVLGELVGNAIYDKEIGVHYVLYAVSLWGTLISVVEIITQKWKRTRSFLEGKPAIVIRKGKIDRSELKKNRLDINQLQNLLRNKDVFSLQEVEYAILEANGTINVLKKSPYQSTTRNDLNLAPEQTPLPMTFITDGEWVEDNLQQMPYPKERIINHLESNGIRVEYVIVGEWTKDQPLYLQLNHDPFIKYLQL; translated from the coding sequence TTGAATACGAATTTTGCAGCCTTATCGATCGAACTTCTAATCGGATTTATTGCCTTACTTATATTGACGAAAATTTTAGGAAAAACACAAATTTCACAGCTAACACCTTTTGACTTTATCTCTGCGTTAGTATTAGGAGAACTTGTCGGTAATGCCATTTACGATAAAGAAATAGGTGTTCATTACGTTTTATACGCCGTTTCTTTATGGGGAACATTAATATCAGTTGTGGAGATCATTACACAAAAGTGGAAAAGAACGCGTAGTTTTTTAGAAGGGAAACCAGCTATTGTGATTCGCAAAGGAAAAATTGATAGGAGTGAGCTGAAAAAGAATCGTTTAGACATCAATCAACTTCAAAATTTACTACGTAATAAAGACGTGTTCTCCTTACAAGAAGTTGAATATGCCATTTTAGAAGCTAATGGAACAATTAATGTTTTAAAAAAGAGTCCTTATCAAAGTACAACAAGAAATGATCTGAACCTTGCACCCGAACAGACTCCATTACCGATGACATTCATTACAGACGGGGAGTGGGTAGAGGATAATCTTCAACAAATGCCTTACCCGAAAGAAAGAATTATCAACCACTTGGAAAGTAACGGAATTCGCGTTGAGTATGTCATCGTTGGTGAATGGACAAAGGATCAACCTTTATATTTACAATTAAACCATGATCCTTTTATTAAGTACTTGCAGTTATAA
- a CDS encoding YhcN/YlaJ family sporulation lipoprotein yields MFRLLKICLLLLMIVPMFIGCQTVDEEQYEGSGMIALHNKEFQDFKNKADGAKREVRQMEQVDRVRAVAIDNDIYVGLAVSGFDRFFLKDIRKSAQDQVKKKYKKENVHVSTDRKIEMELEDIERELHTKNMSKDQLRKKLDKVEEDMKG; encoded by the coding sequence ATGTTTCGTTTATTAAAGATATGTTTGCTTCTATTGATGATAGTACCGATGTTCATAGGCTGTCAAACAGTGGATGAAGAGCAATATGAAGGTAGTGGAATGATCGCTCTACATAATAAGGAATTTCAAGATTTTAAAAATAAAGCAGACGGAGCGAAAAGGGAAGTACGACAGATGGAACAAGTTGACAGAGTTCGTGCTGTAGCAATTGATAATGATATTTATGTCGGGTTAGCTGTAAGTGGTTTTGACCGTTTTTTCTTAAAAGATATTCGCAAAAGTGCACAAGATCAGGTTAAAAAGAAGTATAAAAAAGAGAACGTTCATGTATCAACAGACCGTAAAATTGAAATGGAATTAGAAGATATTGAACGTGAGCTGCATACAAAGAATATGAGTAAAGATCAATTAAGGAAAAAGCTTGATAAGGTCGAAGAAGATATGAAAGGGTAG
- the spoVAE gene encoding stage V sporulation protein AE → MSFFWAFVVGGLICVIGQLLMDGMKLTPAHTMSALVVSGAVLDGVGLYEPLIDFAGAGATVPITSFGNALVHGAIAEAEQHGIIGIMTGIFEVTSAGISAAIIFSFLAALIFKPKG, encoded by the coding sequence ATGAGTTTCTTTTGGGCATTTGTCGTAGGGGGACTAATTTGTGTCATAGGACAACTATTAATGGATGGAATGAAACTAACGCCAGCTCATACGATGAGCGCACTTGTCGTGTCAGGTGCTGTCTTAGATGGTGTCGGTTTATATGAGCCACTTATCGACTTTGCTGGTGCGGGCGCAACTGTACCGATCACAAGCTTCGGAAATGCGTTAGTTCATGGTGCGATTGCTGAAGCTGAACAGCATGGTATTATTGGCATAATGACTGGAATATTTGAAGTAACTAGTGCGGGTATTTCTGCAGCGATTATATTCAGTTTTTTAGCTGCACTTATATTTAAACCTAAAGGGTAA
- a CDS encoding DUF421 domain-containing protein codes for MELPQEIFIVILRVVTILPLLLFVTLFMGKRTIGEIPVFDFLIIITLASVTGADIADPNVQHFHTVVAIIAIAVLQRLISYLATKYRAFGRKVTFEPTVVIKDGSLIYHNLQSIRFTIDNILQMLREKGFFNLSEVKLGIVEANGKLSIHKKNEKSEITIEDLIIKKKSSSLAYPIIIEGKVHSDVLKRLGKDVKWLHYELLNRNISKTEEVLFASLNDAGEIHLSLKNEKESGPLFYH; via the coding sequence ATGGAGTTACCACAAGAAATTTTCATTGTAATCTTGCGAGTTGTAACAATACTGCCTTTATTACTTTTCGTTACATTATTCATGGGGAAACGAACGATCGGAGAAATACCTGTCTTTGATTTTTTAATCATTATTACACTGGCCTCTGTTACTGGTGCTGATATTGCAGACCCTAACGTTCAGCATTTTCATACGGTCGTTGCGATTATTGCAATTGCCGTTTTACAACGCCTCATTTCGTATTTAGCTACAAAATACCGAGCATTTGGTAGAAAAGTTACCTTTGAACCAACAGTCGTTATAAAAGATGGGAGTCTTATTTATCATAATCTCCAATCCATACGATTTACGATTGATAACATACTACAGATGCTCCGTGAAAAAGGGTTTTTTAATTTAAGTGAAGTAAAACTAGGGATCGTGGAGGCTAACGGAAAACTGTCCATCCATAAAAAAAATGAAAAGTCCGAAATAACAATTGAAGATTTAATCATTAAGAAAAAATCTTCAAGCTTAGCATATCCTATTATTATTGAAGGGAAAGTTCATTCTGACGTATTAAAGAGGCTTGGTAAAGATGTAAAGTGGCTACACTATGAACTATTAAACAGGAATATTTCAAAAACAGAAGAAGTATTATTCGCAAGCCTTAACGATGCAGGTGAGATTCACCTTTCTTTAAAAAATGAAAAAGAGAGTGGACCTTTGTTTTACCATTAA